Within the Opitutaceae bacterium TAV5 genome, the region CTCCGCCCGTCCGGACTGAATCCGTGCGGCGTCGGCCACATTTCCCGGACGGGCGCCGTCCTCTTGGCCCGGCTCCCTCCGCGCAAGCCGTTCGTCATCGGTGTGGGCCATACGCCCATGCGCGGAGGCGTGATAGTCCCCTCCGCCATCGCTTCGGCCTCCGCCACCGTGATCGCCCCCACCTCGACCAGTTTTCTCAACTGCATAATCGCCCCCTCCGACCTCCAGCCGTTGCACGTCGGCGCCGGCCAGAATCCAGATCCGCTCCCGACGATGCGGCGCGCCGGCATCACTGGCTCCGAGCACTCCCCAGCGTGCATCATACCCCAACGCGGCCAAATCTCCGAGAACACGTCCCAGCCCTCGAAGAGTGAGCATTGGGGAGTTCTCCACGAGGACATAACGGGGTCCCACCTCGCGAATGATGCGTGCCATTTCCCGCCAGAGCCCGCTGCGCGCTCCATCGATGCCCACGCCTTTGCCGGCGGCGCTGATGTCCTGACACGGAAACCCGCCTGATACGACGTCAACAAGGCCGCGCCACGGGCGGCCGTCAAAACTGCACACGTCGGACCAAACCGGGAAAGGTTCGAGGCAGCCATCGTTCTGTCGTTGCGCCAGAACGGCTGCGGCGAAGGCATCACGTTCAACGGCGCACACGCACCGCCAGCCGAGGAGTTGCCCGCCGAGTATTCCTCCACCAGCGCCTGCGAAAAGAGCCAGCTCACGCAGCCTCCTTTCGCCCGAAAACGCCGACGGAGTTTGAGTTTCGCGCGTGGTGGAACGCGCCGCTGGTTGGAGACTTTTTTTTCATCGTCCATTCTGAACCGCGCACGGCACATTCCCCACAACGCCGCGTGCGTGCCGGGTTCAGGAGGCGCGGCGTGCCGTGATTTCGGCAGAGGCACCCCGTTGGATTGCGCCCCGCGCAATCCAAGGTTGAAGCCATGCAGCCCGACAAAGACAGCGAGGCGGCGGCGGACACACGGCGGCCGGAGTTT harbors:
- a CDS encoding DNA methyltransferase, whose protein sequence is MRELALFAGAGGGILGGQLLGWRCVCAVERDAFAAAVLAQRQNDGCLEPFPVWSDVCSFDGRPWRGLVDVVSGGFPCQDISAAGKGVGIDGARSGLWREMARIIREVGPRYVLVENSPMLTLRGLGRVLGDLAALGYDARWGVLGASDAGAPHRRERIWILAGADVQRLEVGGGDYAVEKTGRGGGDHGGGGRSDGGGDYHASAHGRMAHTDDERLARREPGQEDGARPGNVADAARIQSGRAEQRPERERTGSGREPGGAGVPDADGVSVEGLFAHKPDAQERPVAGERPAGSSRDGGEWWQSEPDVAARVDRLKCLGNGQVPAVVALAWRTLRQGWTAGRVTGRT